From a single Parambassis ranga chromosome 2, fParRan2.1, whole genome shotgun sequence genomic region:
- the tmem168a gene encoding transmembrane protein 168-A — MSAMEREEEEEKLTVNEPKEVDVFTSLRCLGYLSSVNLLVAVCVGMYVRWEVTSEPMILVIFILGLFVLGIASILHYYFAMEKASLSLFHLWFGFLLALLCFLNSPALDSNVKELAANYLLLASVIMKAVWAVTERLCSSIHYKPTLLTSAEFLELLGFGIASTTMLLSKSVAIMGLVVALGALIVDLRMKSLLALPNLVSFALVTSLVFFQALGITANPYALGCYLGRLLCEPVLDVYFSGLGPSERWMPVLSLGRVWRRLSLFPLSLTEVAFFVLAALKLGHLELWYLVIPGFCVFGLFWSICHIILLITIWGFHTKLSECQKAWRAQRSSTRSLDQVMASRGIRHFCLISERLAFFSLLSTVILGAVSWQPSNGLFLSALLVVLPLESLAHGLFHELGSCLGGTCVGYALVIPTSYCSVGGQPTLLPPELVQQLNLRSTGMLNNMQRLFSHHMIQTFGCDYSTSGVTLEALQMKLRNFLELRTADGPRHDTYLIFYSGHTHKGTGAWALAGGDSLHLAQLLELWKEKNAGHSSRLIIVLDTENSLPWAKEIRRVEGVYIAVQGAELLSTRVDPEVGETPLLGDFTSEWVEFNCNPASDTQWSEKGRTMTAIYGVSKCWSDYTLHLPTGSDVAKHWKTHFPKATYPMVHLSNWCCGLNLFWFCSMCLRCFRRCKLAWFPPAVLDTGQGIKMVHS, encoded by the exons ATGTCAGCCATGGaacgagaggaggaggaagagaagctgACTGTCAATGAACCTAAGGAGGTGGATGTATTTACATCACTGCGTTGCCTGGGTTACCTGTCCAGCGTCAACCTCCTTGTAGCGGTATGCGTTGGCATGTACGTGCGCTGGGAGGTGACGAGTGAGCCCATGATTCTGGTAATCTTCATCCTGGGCCTCTTCGTCCTGGGGATTGCCAGTATCCTCCATTACTATTTTGCCATGGAGAAAGCCAGCCTGAGCTTATTCCATTTGTGGTTTGGTTTTCTGCTCGCCCTTCTGTGCTTCCTTAACAGCCCTGCCTTGGACTCAAATGTCAAAGAGCTGGCCGCAAACTACCTCCTCTTAGCCAGTGTGATCATGAAAGCAGTATGGGCTGTCACTGAGCGGCTATGCAGCTCCATCCATTACAAACCCACCTTGCTGACATCTGCTGAGTTTTTGGAGCTCCTTGGATTTGGCATTGCCAGCACTACAATGCTTCTTTCCAAGTCAGTGGCCATAATGGGTCTAGTTGTGGCCCTGGGGGCTCTCATTGTGGACTTGAGGATGAAATCCCTCCTAGCGTTGCCAAACCTGGTCAGTTTTGCCTTGGTTAcgtctcttgtttttttccaggccTTGGGCATCACAGCCAACCCTTATGCCTTAGGATGCTACCTGGGTCGGCTGCTCTGTGAGCCTGTGTTGGATGTGTACTTCAGTGGGCTGGGGCCCAGCGAGCGCTGGATGCCAGTGCTCTCCCTGGGGAGGGTGTGGAGGCGGCTGTCCCTGTTTCCTCTGAGTCTGACCGAGGTGGCCTTTTTTGTCCTGGCTGCCTTAAAG CTTGGCCATTTGGAGCTGTGGTACCTGGTGATTCCGGGCTTCTGTGTATTTGGCCTTTTCTGGTCCATCTGCCACATCATTTTGCTGATCACAATCTGGGGCTTCCACACCAAGCTTAGTGAGTGTCAGAAGGCCTGGCGGGCCCAGCGGTCTAGTACGCGGAGTCTGGACCAAGTCATGGCCTCAAGAGGCATCCGACACTTCTGCCTCATTTCAGAACGACTGGCGttcttcagtctgctgtcaACAGTCATACTGGGAGCTGTTTCCTGGCag CCTTCCAACGGTCTTTTCCTCAGCGCCctgctggtggtgctgcctTTGGAGTCTCTGGCCCACGGCTTGTTCCATGAGCTGGGCAGCTGCCTGGGGGGCACCTGTGTCGGCTACGCCCTGGTCATCCCTACTTCTTACTGCAG CGTCGGTGGCCAGCCTACTCTCTTACCACCTGAGCTGGTGCAGCAGTTAAATCTGCGCTCCACAGGCATGCTGAACAACATGCAGCGTCTCTTCTCACACCACATGATCCAGACGTTCGGCTGCGACTACTCTACAAGTGGGGTCACTCTAGAGGCGTTACAGATGAAGCTACGCAACTTTCTGGAGCTCAGGACGGCGGACGGGCCTCGTCATGACACCTATCTGATTTTCTACAgcgggcacacacacaaaggcactgGGGCCTGGGCTCTAGCCG GAGGTGACAGTCTCCACCTGGCCCAGTTGTTGGAGTTGTGGAAGGAGAAGAACGCCGGTCACAGTTCCCGCCTCATCATTGTCCTGGACACCGAGAACTCCCTCCCTTGGGCCAAGGAGATACGCAGGGTGGAGGGCGTCTACATCGCCGTGCAAGGAGCAGAGCTCCTGTCCACCCGGGTGGACCCAGAGGTTGGAGAAACCCCTTTACTCGGGGACTTCACCTCTGAATGGGTCGAGTTCAACTGTAACCCAGCCAGTGACACCCAGTGGTCCGAAAAGGGAAGGACCATGACGGCCATCTATGGCGTGTCCAAATGCTGGAGTGACTACACTCTTCACCTTCCAACGGGAAGTGATGTAGCCAAGCATTGGAAGACCCACTTTCCTAAAGCTACGTATCCCATGGTGCACCTGTCCAACTGGTGCTGTGGCCTTAACCTGTTCTGGTTCTGTAGCATGTGCCTCCGCTGCTTCAGGAGGTGTAAGCTAGCTTGGTTTCCACCGGCTGTGTTGGACACTGGGCAGGGCATTAAAATGGTACACTCATAG